CATCTTCTTGCTTTATACCTGGATCAAAACTCTttggcaaaaacaagtgcataAATCCAGAATTTGAAAACTCTAATGAAACAAGACTATCACTTTTTGTTGGTTCTGTTTTCAAGTCAAGTGATGTATTTCCTAATAGCTTTCTAGATGGACAATTTACAGCAAAGTGGCCCCTCttatgacatctataacatgtctgaattttaatatttttagaattagaGGACTTACTTTGATTTGATGATGCTGGTGGTTTTTCCAAACCTTGTGCCATAGCTTGATCTTCAGTTTGGGGTTCTCTTCTCTCAAGAACTACTTCAGCCTTATTTTTCCCTGGTTGTAAAGTTCCTTTTGAGGATGGAAATGTTTCTGGTACCTTTATCAACTGGAGTGAACTTAGCTGTGAGCCCTCTTGCTTTTTGacagttttcttttttacagCTGGTTCTATCTTTTGGGGGCTGTGATGCTGATTAGCTTGCTTGCTATCAGGTTTAGAGCTTATGGTTGAAGTGTGATGCCAGCCTGCGTGTGTAAGGATCATGGGAAACTCAAATTCTGGACCTTTCTTCACAAAATCCTCAAGTATCTCGAATTTGAAACTCTCCCAAGTATGAGCTGGGTCACCACAATACCAACTATCGTACTCCTCTTCTTCCCACCATGCAAGAGCAGGACCAGTGAGTGTCTTAGTAGCATAAGACAGCTTCTCCTCTTCTGGGACGTAGTAACTCTGGAACAAGGTCTCCATTTGGTCCTCCCACTCTAGATAGTCTTCATTTCATTTGCCATAACCAGTGAAGTATATGGACTGAAGTTCATGTTCCATAACATTTCCtccagcct
The Raphanus sativus cultivar WK10039 unplaced genomic scaffold, ASM80110v3 Scaffold1668, whole genome shotgun sequence DNA segment above includes these coding regions:
- the LOC130504566 gene encoding uncharacterized protein LOC130504566 translates to METLFQSYYVPEEEKLSYATKTLTGPALAWWEEEEYDSWYCGDPAHTWESFKFEILEDFVKKGPEFEFPMILTHAGWHHTSTISSKPDSKQANQHHSPQKIEPAVKKKTVKKQEGSQLSSLQLIKVPETFPSSKGTLQPGKNKAEVVLERREPQTEDQAMAQGLEKPPASSNQRTEVTDHMDDPHKEITRCLNAKVKQEVTTSNFLNPDDPPGPAPSTRKPDHSRGVVLSFLLKGEPPDVIQFRGRNFFKGEGMMRPSNQWSNQSSTKLPKPTTLEPPAIEVQ